In Hirundo rustica isolate bHirRus1 chromosome 4, bHirRus1.pri.v3, whole genome shotgun sequence, a genomic segment contains:
- the LOC120752038 gene encoding cathepsin E-like, with the protein MRAILLAVVYIPFIVAVERIPLIQFKSIKKQLKEKGELEEFWRNHHPDVFARRYLHCFPADIALSVGTASERLYDYMNAQYYGVVSVGTPPQRFTVVFDTGSSNFWVPSAYCISEACRVHQKFKSFKSDSYEHGGEAFSLQYGSGQLLGIAGKDTLQISNISIKGQDFGESVFEPGTTFVLAHFDGVLGLGYPSLAVGNALPVFDSIMNQHLVEEPIFSFYLKRGDDTENGGELILGGIDHSLYKGSIHWVPVTEKSYWQIHMNNIKIQGRVAFCSHGCEAIVDSGTSLITGPSSQIRRLQEYIGASPSNTGEFLVDCRRLSSLPHISFTIGHREYKLRAEQYIIKESIDDQTFCMSGFQSLDIPTRTGSLWILGDIFMSAFYCIFDRGNDRVGFAKAVHRKDYY; encoded by the exons TGAGGGCGATACTGTTGGCTGTGGTTTACATCCCGTTCATCGTGGCTGTGGAACG aATCCCCTTGATTCAATTCAAATCTATCAAgaaacagctgaaggaaaagggagaattaGAGGAATTTTGGAGGAATCACCACCCTGATGTTTTTGCCCGGAGGTATCTGCATTGTTTCCCTGCAGATATTGCTTTATCAGTAGGAACTGCTTCAGAAAGGCTGTATGACTACATGAAT GCACAGTACTACGGCGTTGTGAGCGTCGGGACACCGCCCCAGAGGTTCACCGTGGTGTTTGACACCGGCTCCTCCAACTTCTGGGTCCCGTCCGCTTATTGCATCAGCGAGGCCTGCA GGGTGCACCAGAAATTTAAGTCCTTCAAGTCAGATTCATACGAGCATGGAGGGGAAGCCTTCTCCCTGCAGTATGGCTCAGGACAGCTTCTGGGCATTGCTGGCAAAGACACACTGCAG ATAAGTAACATCTCCATCAAGGGACAGGACTTCGGCGAGTCGGTCTTTGAGCCAGGAACGACTTTTGTTCTTGCCCACTTTGATGGTGTACTGGGCTTAGGCTACCCCTCCTTAGCAGTGGGCAATGCTCTGCCTGTGTTTGACAGCATCATGAACCAGCATCTGGTAGAGGAGCCAATCTTCTCCTTCTATCTGAAAAG AGGAGATGACACCGAGAATGGTGGTGAGTTGATTCTGGGGGGAATAGACCATTCTCTCTACAAAGGTTCAATCCACTGGGTCCCAGTCACTGAGAAAAGCTACTGGCAAATACACATGAACAa TATAAAGATCCAGGGCCGGGTGGCATTTTGCTCCCATGGCTGCGAAGCCATCGTTGACTCAGGCACTTCTCTTATCACCGGCCCCTCTTCACAAATCAGGCGGCTGCAGGAATATATTGGGGCAAGTCCATCAAATACTGGGGAG TTTCTTGTAGACTGCAGAAGATTGTCAAGCTTGCCTCACATAAGCTTCACGATCGGACACCGCGAATAcaagctgagagcagagcagtaCATCATAAAG GAGTCTATTGATGACCAAACCTTCTGCATGAGCGGCTTTCAGTCTCTCGACATCCCCACTCGCACTGGCTCGCTCTGGATTTTAGGAGACATCTTCATGTCTgcattttactgtatttttgaCCGTGGGAATGACAGAGTGGGATTTGCAAAAGCTGTTCACAGGAAGGATTACTACTGA